gtggtcacaaaaacggctatgtgacaccattactacgggcaactaaatcatatgcatacatacatagatattccactcacaatattaacccttcgccattggggttatataatccacatcacacgcccatgtgataacgtacacacaaagtgtgcatctCGCCAAGGTAgtaaaccaaaacgcacaaccgtgccaattggacctatacacaagtccaccaattccacctatatgagaagtgactctataaccgagaaccccttcacccgaccctcacccatcctacacatatatatgcatataggatattaacactcaccttgtcgtcttgaagaatgccaccgaataatccgcaatcgccgatggaatgtacctattccatttatcacataacaagtaacacaattagggtggatatacaaatcaacccaaattgactactagtgcaatttcgacccaaatgcacttccaagcacaaatcgcgcccaaactaaccaataatcactaacacaagtgagaatggtcctaatacgccaatcaaacccaatcatgggtgttaaacacctatcttgcccaaaatgacacttaaaccctaatttgatccataagaagtcaatatcacgccattagcaagttttgacaccaaaacatatttaactaggttttatacttcaacttaatccattttgagtttataaaccttattaaattgacaattgggtcataatcatcaccaaaccctaattttgactctagtcaaaattagtcaacccaaattcacctaaagtggttccaacacttccataatcactaaacctagtgattaaactcaagattaaagcctaatcaaggccaaatcgtcaaccaacccaaaacccgccaagtgacaagaataactagtcactataaacccatttcatcatctaagagggtttcactacaaatcaaactcaaaccctaacttgaatatcaaatctaataaatgtaattcggagtttgaacttaccaataccaccaaaatgatgccgttgacgagtagaacaactttaaaacccgagctttggtgagaatccaactccttcttctccaaatcaagctctctctcactaaaagtgggtttctctcactagggtttgaagagagtgtttgtgtgggtgaaatgtgatccaaaatgatcaatggatcagttttgatgaccccaaaccgacccatagtgaaaagaccaaagtacccctcatgtaaaccttttaaaaaagatgaaaattgcatcagacgggatcggagcgcTGCTCCAAATGGTGGAgcaccgctccaacctacaggtcagttttcagaaacttgttttggccataactttttgaccgtagcttcgttttcgatgaataaaatatcgttggaaatgtaataagattttctttccaatggtaaggctttgaaacatcaacacaaactttatttgaggttgaaaagatacgtacacactttgtcacttcagacaacgtccagtttcttcgacgttcgagcaagcaacacgtacatgcttcgcacacctcatacacgcatcgtacaccataaatacattatgtaccataaatatttttgTCTTACAaaaataaagtatctatatgagttcctctcattaagacattaattttagactccggattcatgtcgtttcgattcccggagccctatatatgatcaaaatggtattttgttaagattgaaatgtgatattgatatgaaccaggtttggtccaactttgtgaccatctttggtgtctttagggtgtgttagtgtgttaggattgatgatgggatgaactttcatgttcgggtcatctaaatccgagccacgaatcacccgttatggctaaagcacgtttttgaatgaattgaagttccaagtggtgtaatggctgatcatcatgacttgtggactgttcttggtgtgttcttgagtgcacctatgtgtcgggtggtttaattaggcagagatatatataaggctcgccgaaaaccgacacccggggctcaagatgcgacccgatgaacttttgatttaaaacttatgattaattattaaacttatgatataaataatgaatttcattattattaaattacttatgatataaaaagtaattattataatttaagacttatgatatatatttattatatcatttaattattacttatgatttaattaacattttaattaaacttatgattaataatacttttattattaatggaaaatacttatgataggtattaaacttatattatgagattattataataagacttataataaggattaattaattatttaattattataaggcttagttattatttaattataatttaattattaaatacttatgatttaatgattataattagaaacttatgatgtgattaataattcattattaattaataatacttatgatatgatttgaaatttatttttaattaataatacttatattatgactaatatttaattaattaattaaatacttatgttatattaattatatcatttaaacttatattaactttaataattcattttaatttaattaaacttatgttatgacataattagacatatttaactttaataaacattataacttacattattattacagcttacacttttaaaattaacgttgactatgtttgaccaaggttgacttttgagttgacttttggttgactttgactttcagttgacttttgttgactttctaattaaggaaactttcctaacttataaactttccaaaaatagcaactttctaaatttggaaactttccaaaaatggaaacctgctaaaaatagaaactttctaaaaatagaaaatgtgtgtccgtacgctgtttcgatcaaatcgatgcatgctgagtattgttctatgactacttgcaacatgtacaatagctatcatactaagacttgacctaagttagttatttatatcgacctgctttatttataggtcggcgttgtgatcattcctgatcactgtactccatttgctgttcgcttatttgtgttggttacttctttactattaaggtgagttatagtcccgtttttcatacttttcaaagtatatttttgggatgtgattacatgtaattcattttacgtttagacacaagtgacaattaaatttaaattattcattgtgagttggacaaaaatattccctagtctggtaactgtaatcactagtttctactggtgaacgcgaatcctacggatagatctatcgggtttgacaaccccattttgagctagtcgcgctagcaatttataatcagaatgtttagtacttcgtattttgttgtagatacactgtccagtgtatattattattgtgtttggcaagggtaaataaatggttaagtggttaccaggtggctcattgataatggaataatgtttaatgttttctaacatttttaaatcttgtggtctaaagtttattcaattatttaaacctataattcactcaacctttgtgttgacagtttactcgcatgttttcacaggtacttgagttatgtgatgcttccgctgtgtttagaagagtctgcatgcatttgggcagattttatgaaacaattataaaacttaagcttgcattctgtttttggataatttaaatttgtgggtttgttggtaatgttttgtgtcaactttggttaattaatatgttgggttattttAAACTACGTATTTTGGTATACTTTCTTTTTTGGGAAACTtttaaaataaaagaatgcaatgtcgtttgtgggaccaagtgacggagccgttaagtgttttgacggggccatcacataaTGGTTGTTGAGTATCGAGTTCATGATTTTCTTCATCATCATGTGTTTGTTCATTGATTATGGGAGTGTCATGTGGTAACTCATTATGTTGTGATTCATTAACAACAGGGACGCCATCCTCATTTTGAGCTAATGATTGTGTGGTTATCATGTTCGGTGGTAATGGAATATCAGACTTATGAGTGTTTACACTCTCTTCAAGTTCAATATTTCTTCCCCCActcccattattttcaccattctcaATGAACTCAATATTTCTTGATTCGACAATTCTTGTAGTATGATTAGAGCAATAAAACCGATAACCTTTACTACATTCAGGATATCCGATAAAATAACAACTAATGGTTTTGGAGTCGAGCTTATTTATTTGAGGATTGAAAATTTTAACCTCGGCTGGACAACACCATACCCTTAGATAGTTCAATTTAGGTGTCCTTCCTGTCCAAAGTTCAAACGGTGTTTTAGGGACAGACTTGGAAGGCACTCTATTTAGGATATGAGTGGATGTTTTTAATGCCTCACTCCATAAGTACTTTGGGAGACTTGAATTACAAATCATACTTTGAACCATATCCATAAGAGTTCGGTTACGTCTTtcggcaacaccattttgttgcggTGTTTCCGGCATAGTAAATTGATTTATAATTCCATGTTCACGACAAAATAAGGCAAATGGACCGGGGCTTTGTCCAACATCAGAGTGTTTATCATAATACTCTCCACCCCTATCCGATCTCACAATCTTAATCTTGCATTTAAGTTGATTTTCAACTTCAGCCTTATAGATTTTGAAAACATCAAGAGATTCAGATTTTTCCTTAATCAAGTAAACATAAGTATAATGAgaatagtcatcaatgaaagtgattaAATTCTTATGTCCTCCTATATCAGTGATGAAAGGTTCACAAATGTCAGTATGAATAATTTCAAGAAGTTATTTACTCCTTGTGGACCCTTTCTTATTTGTTTTCACAATTTTTCCCTTAACACATTCAATACATTGGCTATAATCGGAAAAATCTAGAGTAGGAAGAGATCCTTCTTTAGTTAGACATTGCATTCTGTCTTTCGATATGTGACCTAAACGTTTATGCCACAATCTTGAGGAATTTTTATTTTCTAGTTTTTTTCCTTTTTCCATTAGTGATTATATTTACGTCCATGGTCAATAGGGATTCCGCAAAGTTGTTATCTAAATGAAGCTTATAGAGGTCATTTTCTAATGAACCTGTACCGACAACATGAGAATTAAAATACACTTCCAAACAATTATGCCCAAACTTAAAATCATAACGAAAACTATCAAGTTTAGAAACAGAAATAAGGTTCCGAGTCATTAATGGAACATAAAGTGTATTATTTAAGTACAAATTGAAACCGCCCTCTAAAACTAATAAGAGAGTCACAATAGCTTCAACATGTAACTCATCTCCGTTACCGACCTTAATGATTCTTTTCCCCTTTTGTAGCTTCTTTGAAAGGAATCCCTGCAATGAGTTAGTAACATGAACCATAGCACCACTATCAGCCCACCAAGTATTAGAGGGAACATTAATTGAAAAACATTCATGGTAAGTAATATAGGATATATACAGACCTTTCTTGTCTAACCATTCTCGAAACCTTGGGCATTCTCTTTGAATGTGTCCATGTTTCTTACAAAACTTACATTTTGGACCAGTTTCCTTGCCCTTACTTGCACTTGCCTTTAAGGAGCTTTCTTTTGCGGAACTTTCTTTCTCCCATTTTAAACCTGTGTTATTTTTGAAAACTTTCTTACGAGTAGTTTTAGCGGTGGTGAGGTGAGCAACATCGGGTTTTTCAATTTTCAACCTTTCCTCTTCTTGGACACACATGGCAATCAACTCGCTCATTTTCCATTTCTCCCTTTGAGTGTTATAGTTGATCTTAAAAGGACCAAACTAAGAAGGGAGAGATTTCATAATGAAGTGAACGAGAAAACCTTCGGATATTTCCATGTCCATGCCCTTTAATTTTGAGGCCATGTCATTCATCATCATGATGTGCTCACGTACCCCACTAACACCATCATACTTCGTGGTAAGCATCTTAAGAATAAGGGTACTCGCATGAGATTTAGATGAGCCCTTAAATTGTTTCTCGACAAATTCTAAGAATTCTTTAGCATTTTCGAAGTCAGGAATGGCTCCTCGAATAGCGGGCGATATAGAATTCTTCATTATCATTAGGGACATGCGATTTGATCTTTCCCATATATCATAAGTCCTCTTTTGTTCAACCGTAGTTTTGTCGGTAAGAGGTGcaggttgatcaaatcttaaagTATCGGAACGGTTTCAAATCTTAAAGTATCGGAACGGTTTCAACTTATGGCTCCTCGCAAGTATGTTcgattaaaattaaataataatcTCTGATAATCAAACATCTTGAAAAATGCACCTACTCATTCTTTAACCATGATCATGCCAAATCAAAATTAATattatagattaaataataatgtCCAAAACATTAAAATTAGTAGGAGCATAATTATTAATTCTATAACTGAAGAATCAATTCAAATACGTAAAGTATCGGAACGGTTTCAACTTATGCGAATTCAATAATATAATTAATTGCCATGATTTCATCATAATATAAGTAACTGCCATTTAACATTAATGTTCATTTGatattaattataagttatcaATCATAATTTCTTTTGTTTTGTTTCTAAGTAACGTAATAAACAAGAGAAAtacgtaaaaaaataataaaagaaaagaaCTCATAATTGTTTTTTCAGAAACATTTAAATGGTGCAAATGAAAATTTTAAAGTTTATGAAATGTTTGAGATGGTATTGACGATTATCAGTCatagtttaaaaaaataataatcccTTTTAGAATATAAGTCATAAGTAGTATCTCTTTGGAAACAAATATGCAATAGTGAACATAGGAATAATTCGGTTGCATCATTctcatcataaaaaaaaatacattttcATTTTCATGTGACATGTGTAATGTCTAAGCATCATGACATAAATAACACAGAACTCCATTTGTCTGAATATTTTAATTACTCATGACAAAGTGTAAATAATAAAATTATCTACGCATGTTAGGAAAAAAAATATAGATATCATGCTCAACAGTATAGAATTACATGATTACAAGGCTTTAGGACCATCTACATATAAGAATCCGACTATTTAATATTAACACGTGAAAGTCTATAAAATTTAATATGAACTTTCTGATTATCACACTCATAAACATAATTCGAATTTCTTATATGAGATAATTTGCTCGGATACCACATGTTAGACATAACATAATATTTCATCATGTAATTCATTAGATAAAGATTAAGACATGAAGATGTAAGGCTtacttgaatggaaagatgaagccATAAGAACACAACTAGGATGTTTGATCTTCTACTTGATCATCTCCTTTAGTGATGGACTTAGAGTAATTGTAATGTGTTGTTGTTGTGTGTTACATAGAGGTGAAGAATGAGACTCTATTTATAGGAGAGGTCAAGGAGGGATCAACTCCAAATATTAAAGAGTATGTAACTTAATATCTCCCATCAAGATTAGTTAAGTGCATTCATTATAATATTTAAGTATGATCATAAAAAAAACTTCTTGTCAAGAGTCTTGATATCTCACCATATCAATAAGATGGTGACTTGTCATTAATAATGATATCTTGTGATCTCACCATATCAATAAGATGGTGACTTATTATTAATAGGTTAAGACACATTAATGATAGGAGTAATAAATAAGTCTAACAGTTAATATTTAACTGTCACCTTAATAATTTAGTCAAACTTTCATTGAATATAATGACCTAAACTGACATTTATTAAATTTGTAACTAATCTAACAgtaaattttaatattatttaatagGACGGAGGAAGTACTGAATATTATAGTTTTTATAATCATTTGATAATTAGACTTTTCTAATAACAACTTTTACGATTCTCATTAAAAAAAAGGGAAAATGATAGCTACAAAAGCATAAACACGGGAAAAATAATATTAAGCATAAACACTGGTACATTGAGTTGGTTATAGGAAGTTATATTCGAGAAATAGTTgactaatataaatatataaataattaggagattgattcgtacaccactaatttttagccgtacaccaccaaATATGCATTATAATGTTGTActttacaacactgtaaagcacgtTTGGTGGTGTATGGTTAAAAgttggtggtgtacgaatcataACTCAAATAATTAAAACATGTAGGAATTTCTCAATGACAACCTTACGGAAAGTTCTtaataatttagttattaataattactattaattataatcgATGAAACAGGAAAGAGGTTGGACGATGAAGTTAAGAAATTTTAGGCATCAAGCAAAATTATAAACATAGAAATCTTTTTAGTTTGGTGTCCTTGCAGACATAGTTGTCAATATTTTCATTTATTGTTTATATTGATTGATTGAAGTGACATCATCAGTGAGTTAATCATTTTCTCTTGATATCTTGTATTGACGTTATCAGTGAGTTCATCATCTTTCTCTGTTTCAGTGATATATACTATTCGTATGAGTGTATCATTGCAAATATACACACATTAGAACCAAGGATGGCCGGTGCAGTACCAAAACTGAAATTGGGTTCACAGGGATTAGTTGTTTCAGCACAAGGTTTGGGTTGTATGGGTATGTCCGCCAATTACGGACCTCCCAAACCTGAACCCGATATGATAAAGCTAATTCACCACGCCATTGAGTCAGGTGTTACCTTCCTTGACACCTCCGACTTTTATGGCCCACACACTAACGAAATCCTAGTTGGAAAGGTAAGTAACATATAAAGTTCTGAGTTTTAATCTATAAAGTAGTCTAGTGGTTGGGCCCTTGACACCTTCCTTGACACCTCACTAATTACATATTTTGAGTGGCCAGTAAAATGGTCGGAAACGGTCACGGAATAATCCGGTTAGGCCGCTTACATTTGAGTAAAAATACTCAATATTCCCGAGTAGCCCGAACAAATATAACCTTATCTGTGGTTTGCCCGTGTATCTAGGTGGCGTTTGGATCGCTTAATTGTAAAGTATTTATATGTTTAATAATCAAACATGTACATTTACTGAATAACAACTAACTTAAGTAGACTGTTTGTAATTGATTTGAGTTTTGGAATTTATAACTTTTTGCAGGCATTGAAAGGTGGATTGAGAGACAAAGTTCAAATCGCAACGAAATTTGGAATTCAGGGGAATTATGGGAAGGTGGAAGTGTGCGGTGATCCGGCCTACGTTCGATCATCTTGTGAAGCTAGTTTGAAGAGACTTGATATTGATTATATTGATCTCTATTACATTCATCGCATTGATACCCGTGTCCCGATCAAAGTCACGGTTAGTCTCTATTATTAAGATATTCTTTTTTTTCTTTATCGACTTTCGCTTAACACTTGTATATGTGACAAAATGTAATAAAAAGATGGGAGAATTGAAGAAACTTGTAGAAGAAGGGAAGGTGAAGTATGTCGGATTATCCGAAGCATCTGCATCGACAATCAGACTGGCCCACGCTGTTCATCCGATAACTGCAGTGCAAAACGAGTGGTCATTATGGTCTAGAGATATAGAAGATGAAATTGTTCCTACTTGCAGGTAAGTTTATAAGCTAATTTATATATGTCATAAGTCATTACTCGCAACACATAAATACATGACTCTGTTTTAGtatgtttgatgatgattgttaTGTAATGTTATGTTTGTTAGAAAtcgggtatgaattgactgccggattcgttcttgaatcgtgtaatcactatctatataaagtatttcgaccctatgaTTGCCtcggttacacgaaatctttacagggatcaaacaaaaatgcaatcagtgtttttggcaacgaaatcactgatcaaattgttagagaatatgtgtgtgtttctgtTGGTTTGATGAATGCAGAATTAATGAACAAAAACGTTCATAAACTGTTATAGGAAAACAATTAAACTGAAAGGGTGTAACCCTTCAATTTTGGCAGGAAATTCGGTTATACCAAAAGGCACAACTATTCGCTGACACTTATTCAAATGCAACGTTTCTATGTATCGAATAGTGCAATTTCTGTTGAGGTTTCGGGGCGCTGCCCCGAACCCCGTGAGGGGCGCTGCCCCCTCGATCCATGCATTTTGCGCAATAGTTAgcagccaactcttacgggcgtgtactccacactttcCGAACCCGTTGATAAGTATAGCTAGCTAACAtctgcattcaagtaaatcgcaactaactTAAAATGTACGTTAAAATCACCAACAATGTTATGTTGTGTTTTATAGAGAACTTGGCATTGGGATTATTCCTTATAGTCCTATTGGTAGGGGATTTTTAGCTGCAGGTCCGAAAGTGGCCGAAAACTTGATAGATGGCGACATAAGAAAGGTATGATATGTGCAGATGCATGTATAACGATACATGTGGCGAAAACTTGATAGTTTGTCCTTGGATATAAAGGATGAATGTGGGGTTAAATCTTGTTAACTAATTATTGCAGACTAATCCAAGGTTTCAGAATGTTGAGCACAACAAGACTGTATTCGAGCGAGTGAATGAGATGGCTACAAGGAAAGAGTGCACCGCAGCTCAACTATCACTAGCTTGGGTGCATCACCAAGGAACCGATGTGGTTCCAATACCTGGAACGACAAAGTTTGAAAACTTAGACCAAAACATTGGAGCTTTGTCTGTAAAGCTAACGTCAGAAGAACTGGCGGAACTCGAATCTTTTGCTTCAAGTGATGCGGTGAAAGGGGAAAGAAATGGATTTATGCAATTGACATGGATACATTATGAGACTCCTTCATTGTCCTCTTGGATAAGTGAGTAAGTTATTGTTTTGATTGAGCTTCACCTCCAGATAAAGCATTTGTATGCACAAAATCTTGTATTTCTTGTTTCCAGATTTAATGTGCTTTACTTCGTTTTTTTTTTGGTTCACCCCCAGATAAAGCACTTGTATGCATAAAATCTTGTATCTCAAAATTAGTGTATTTTTTCCATTTCAAATAATATGATATTATAAATTAGTATAATTGTATTGTATATATACTATTTGCCTCTCATACTTTGGTAGTTTCAACATGGTGGACACACATCAACTAACAAATTTTCAAAACAACCCCCCGAAACTATGTTACATGTGCAATATTCTgaagaataaaaaataaaaaataattattttattaaaaaaagttAAACAAACTCCAATCAAATTTTCAGCTGTCCCTATCTTTCCGCTcgacacgagttaaattttttcctaCTTCaccctcgaaataattttacgaacacaacgcaactagctACGCGCGAAATGGACTATTTTTAAAAAAAGGCTAAATATTTTGAGATattttttatacatatacatacacgtataataaataacctaaactaaccacatcatatcgatggttctTTTCCTTTTTTATAACACATCAACTAACAAATTTTCAAAACAACCCCCCAAACTGTGTTACATGTGCAATATTCTGAGGGGTAAAAaatgtaaaatcattattttattaagAAAACTTAAACAAACTCCAATCAAATTTTCAGCTGTCCGTATCTTTTAGCtcgacgcgagttaaattttttcagaCTTCACccatcaactcgaaataattttacgaacacaacgcaactagttACGCGCGAAACGGACTAtttaaaaaaaacgctaaatattttgggatattttttttatacatatacgtacacgtataataaacaaccTAAACTAACCACATCATATCGATGGATCTTTTCCTTTTTTATGAGATTTTTTGACGTTAAAAACGCGGAGTCCATTAGGTAATACCCGTAGCACACGTTTTAATTATGTAAatgcacaacgctacgttaaatatgaatatgtaaTCCGAAAGACCCCGCCGCAACGCGCTAGTCGATCCGAatcttgttataattataattataattgtaattatatataCTTTATAACAGACGTGTAGATATTATAAGTAAAAACTTTTACTTGTCTTCAATCATAGTTACTCATTTACCTAattggttgataatgctaaaaacgaacatatatttcatagcattatccctcaagaaagacaagcttttagttgcaattgttctatttacaagtgatatttgttaaataataaaaggtgaagacaaaagacagattcgacgaattgaagacgcaaacgaccaaaaagctaaaaagtacaaagtacaatcaaagtggttcaaattattggtgagaaacgtctcaaaattacaagagtacaagccgaaaAACGCaacatacaagatatt
The window above is part of the Rutidosis leptorrhynchoides isolate AG116_Rl617_1_P2 chromosome 1, CSIRO_AGI_Rlap_v1, whole genome shotgun sequence genome. Proteins encoded here:
- the LOC139868647 gene encoding probable aldo-keto reductase 2 isoform X4, yielding MAGAVPKLKLGSQGLVVSAQGLGCMGMSANYGPPKPEPDMIKLIHHAIESGVTFLDTSDFYGPHTNEILVGKALKGGLRDKVQIATKFGIQGNYGKVEVCGDPAYVRSSCEASLKRLDIDYIDLYYIHRIDTRVPIKVTMGELKKLVEEGKVKYVGLSEASASTIRLAHAVHPITAVQNEWSLWSRDIEDEIVPTCRELGIGIIPYSPIGRGFLAAGPKVAENLIDGDIRKTNPRFQNVEHNKTVFERVNEMATRKECTAAQLSLAWVHHQGTDVVPIPGTTKFENLDQNIGALSVKLTSEELAELESFASSDAVKGERNGFMQLTWIHYETPSLSSWISE
- the LOC139868647 gene encoding probable aldo-keto reductase 2 isoform X2, with product MLNIPKLKLGSQGLVVSAQGLGCMGMSANYGPPKPEPDMIKLIHHAIESGVTFLDTSDFYGPHTNEILVGKALKGGLRDKVQIATKFGIQGNYGKVEVCGDPAYVRSSCEASLKRLDIDYIDLYYIHRIDTRVPIKVTMGELKKLVEEGKVKYVGLSEASASTIRLAHAVHPITAVQNEWSLWSRDIEDEIVPTCRELGIGIIPYSPIGRGFLAAGPKVAENLIDGDIRKTNPRFQNVEHNKTVFERVNEMATRKECTAAQLSLAWVHHQGTDVVPIPGTTKFENLDQNIGALSVKLTSEELAELESFASSDAVKGERNGFMQLTWIHYETPSLSSWISE
- the LOC139868647 gene encoding auxin-induced protein PCNT115-like isoform X3 codes for the protein MAGAVPKLKLGSQGLVVSAQGLGCMGMSANYGPPKPEPDMIKLIHHAIESGVTFLDTSDFYGPHTNEILVGKALKGGLRDKVQIATKFGIQGNYGKVEVCGDPAYVRSSCEASLKRLDIDYIDLYYIHRIDTRVPIKVTMGELKKLVEEGKVKYVGLSEASASTIRLAHAVHPITAVQNEWSLWSRDIEDEIVPTCRELGIGIIPYSPIGRGFLAAGPKVAENLIDGDIRKTNPRFQNVEHNKTVFERVNEMATRKENRCGSNTWNDKV
- the LOC139868647 gene encoding probable aldo-keto reductase 2 isoform X1 — translated: MVKIPKLKLGSQGLVVSAQGLGCMGMSANYGPPKPEPDMIKLIHHAIESGVTFLDTSDFYGPHTNEILVGKALKGGLRDKVQIATKFGIQGNYGKVEVCGDPAYVRSSCEASLKRLDIDYIDLYYIHRIDTRVPIKVTMGELKKLVEEGKVKYVGLSEASASTIRLAHAVHPITAVQNEWSLWSRDIEDEIVPTCRELGIGIIPYSPIGRGFLAAGPKVAENLIDGDIRKTNPRFQNVEHNKTVFERVNEMATRKECTAAQLSLAWVHHQGTDVVPIPGTTKFENLDQNIGALSVKLTSEELAELESFASSDAVKGERNGFMQLTWIHYETPSLSSWISE